One window of Sardina pilchardus chromosome 2, fSarPil1.1, whole genome shotgun sequence genomic DNA carries:
- the LOC134059086 gene encoding guanine nucleotide exchange protein smcr8b-like, which produces MIGSSDILALARGHEQTDSRTQQTSKLPDHLSLPPLPRPWHPGPAHHSDSVLLCEFRTGPGPAVDRPEIRTGLQTEIGSGGIRIVSKTGIGTGLEPRLLFITPEPCPDVDLVLRLLTGGYQATRGGGSYQAMRDGDRDQSDSWMLLGDGRSGVFVYAHYVPLVDQRARVAIALVSHDSLKLVRELQELNKAFSQVSHTLHTTHTLKTKHIHTLTHTETTTVNDPDKHLHTHSHTHLETTGVNNAHTHLHTESHTQIDTNQSGREEEREIREEEVEREGVERWRDEENKRRKEEMNRHKDESKRERKEERREDEEESNSSTHPEGAGLAEMGVGPGPMAESCDWFLSQQTVDSLCAIQVRFCGDASLLVHQRECASLLSRLSTTNFLFEDPPPPQQHTSPSNPLHGNAADISCVEAVPIKLEAEPEDRVNQSRGSPSAHVTTRPTWEEDDGVSMETGSHSSGDSIEVLATERSLRDDPVAMERSLRDDSVAVECSLRDDPVAMETSWNPSVQQPIALVSRWGAQRTDSQDSSIEVLSRDHSFLWEDFRPADTLPHSLMGTVVQEEEEEEGDWQGDVGTVVQEEEDLTGTVGFFQNNAEQQRFMGPVVQDNAEQQRFMATVVQECQFSLCTPTNPDLHHHDNMFQEACPLVGLLPLCPNGQKDRDAALLSCASWRYGHDKGQAALRLVRNWGHAHQALFSLLTGRPLVVLGNDEERVRDLVLALELFLPNTHADTYTHTHADTHTPRVLPWCCRPIQITDLLEFGIIGLNRRFCQSSPSMPLCLERYARYLSILDADHMTLQCPAYHGTLIGPLTKPQSQLREGRTYALLVQSSLTRLAARAFHRVFTGHEAELSPGATDDIRILEYLCDIIKLRHTHHAPSSVLRFSYQPCTHFR; this is translated from the exons atGATTGGCTCCTCGGACATCTTGGCTCTGGCTCGCGGTCATGAGCAGACGGACTCTAGGACCCAGCAAACTAGCAAGCTGCCCGATCACCTCTCCCTCCCGCCCTTGCCCCGCCCTTGGCATCCTGGCCCCGCCCACCACAGTGATTCGGTGCTACTGTGTGAGTTCAGAACTGGACCAGGTCCAGCTGTGGACCGGCCCGAGATCAGAACTGGGCTCCAGACTGAGATCGGAAGTGGAGGGATCCGGATTGTAAGTAAGACTGGGATCGGAACTGGACTAGAGCCGCGGCTACTCTTCATCACCCCAGAGCCCTGCCCAGATGTGGACTTGGTGCTACGCCTCCTGACTGGTGGTTACCAGGCAACGAGGGGTGGAGGCAGTTACCAGGCAATGAGGGATGGCGACAGGGACCAGAGTGACTCGTGGATGTTGCTAGGCGACGGGCGGTCgggcgtgtttgtgtatgcacacTACGTGCCACTGGTGGATCAGCGAGCCCGTGTTGCCATAGCGCTGGTGTCACATGACTCTTTGAAGCTGGTCAGGGAGTTACAGGAGCTCAATAAGGCCTTTAGCCAggtatcacacacacttcacactacacacacactcaagactaagcacatacacacactcactcacacagagacaacaaCCGTAAATGACCCAGACAAACaccttcacactcactcacatacacatttagAGACAACAGGCgtaaacaatgcacacacacatttacacacagagtcacacacacagatagacaccaACCAGAGTggcagagaagaggaaagagaaattagggaagaggaggtagagagagagggagtagagagatggagagatgaagagaacaaaaggaggaaagaagaaaTGAATAGACATAAAGatgagagtaaaagagagagaaaggaggagaggagggaagatgaggaggagagtaaTAGTTCGACTCATCCAGAAGGGGCAGGGTTGGCAGAAATGGGGGTGGGGCCAGGGCCCATGGCAGAGAGCTGTGATTGGTTCCTCTCTCAGCAGACCGTGGACTCGCTCTGTGCCATCCAGGTGCGTTTCTGTGGTGATGCTAGCCTCCTTGTCCaccagagagagtgtgcgagTCTCTTGTCCCGCCTATCCaccaccaacttcctgtttgaggACCCGCCCCCTCCGCAGCAGCACACATCTCCCAGCAACCCTCTCCATGGAAATGCTGCTGACATCTCCTGCGTGGAGGCAGTGCCAATCAAACTGGAGGCCGAGCCTGAGGATCGAGTCAACCAATCACGTGGCTCTCCCAGCGCCCATGTGACCACCAGGCCCACATGGGAGGAGGACGATGGCGTTTCCATGGAGACAGGCAGCCACAGCAGTGGCGACAGCATCGAGGTTCTGGCCACGGAGCGTTCCCTTAGAGACGACCCTGTCGCCATGGAGCGCTCCCTTAGAGACGACTCTGTAGCAGTGGAGTGTTCCCTTAGAGATGACCCTGTCGCCATGGAGACCAGCTGGAACCCCTCTGTCCAGCAGCCCATTGCCTTGGTGAGCAGGTGGGGAGCGCAGCGCACAGACAGCCAGGACAGCAGCATCGAGGTGCTGAGCAGAGATCACAGCTTTCTGTGGGAGGACTTCCGGCCCGCTGATACGCTGCCGCACAGCCTCATGGGAACTGTAgtccaagaggaggaggaagaggagggggattgGCAGGGGGACGTGGGAACTGTAGTCCAAGAAGAAGAGGACTTAACAGGGACTGTGGGCTTTTTCCAGAACAATGCAGAGCAACAGAGGTTCATGGGTCCTGTAGTCCAAGATAATGCAGAGCAGCAGAGGTTCATGGCTACTGTAGTCCAAGAATGTCAGTTCTCACTGTGCACACCAACAAACCCGGATTTacatcaccatgacaacatgTTTCAGGAAGCGTGTCCCCTAGTTGGACTCCTCCCACTTTGCCCCAATGGTCAGAAGGATAGAGACGCTGCCCTGCTCAGCTGTGCTTCCTGGCGTTATGGGCACGACAAGGGCCAAGCTGCACTGCGATTGGTGCGTAACTGGGGACACGCCCACCAGGCACTGTTCAGCCTTCTGACTGGCCGGCCACTGGTGGTGCTGGGAAATGACGAGGAGAGGGTGCGGGATCTGGTGCTTGCACTAGAGCTCTTCCTGcccaacacacatgcagacacatacacacacactcatgcagacacacacacacccagagtgtTGCCCTGGTGTTGCCGGCCCATCCAGATAACCGACCTCCTGGAGTTTGGCATCATAGGactcaacag AAGGTTCTGTCAGTCCTCTCCCAGCATGCCGCTGTGTCTGGAGCGCTACGCTCGTTACCTCAGCATTCTGGACGCCGATCACATGACTCTCCAATGCCCCGCCTACCACGGCACTCTGATTGGTCCACTGACAAAGCCCCAATCACAGCTTAGAGAAGGCAGGACTTACGCGCTGCTGGTGCAGAGTTCTCTGACACGATTGGCTGCTCGAGCGTTCCATCGCGTCTTCACAGGCCATGAGGCGGAGCTGTCTCCCGGGGCGACGGATGACATCAGGATCCTGGAGTACCTGTGTGACATCATCAAGCTGCGCCACACTCACCACGCCCCCTCCAGTGTTCTCCGATTCAGCTATCAGCCGTGCACACACTtcagataa